In a genomic window of Allomeiothermus silvanus DSM 9946:
- a CDS encoding acyl-CoA dehydrogenase family protein, which yields MAASTADLVREVREFVREEILPLEPAFLHHGFAAVLPALREKRQEVKARGWWLPPFPREWGGMGLGLLEFARLSEELGRTPLGHYVFNTQAPDIGNMEVLLKHGTPMQKERFLKPLAAGEIRSSFAMTEPEHAGSNPVWMNTTAVLEGDHWVINGHKWYTTGFEGSAFCIVMCITDPDHPNPYARASQIIVPTDTPGFQHVRKIAVMGEQGEDWMSHSEIRLQGVRVPKENLLGERGRGFAIAQERLGPGRIHHCMRWVGICERSFELMCGYAAKRELSPGKPLGSRQAIQHMIAESKAEIHAARLMVLDAAEKVERQGAEGARVEISLIKFFVAGVLQRVLDRAIQVHGGLGMSDDLPLSFFYRHERAARIYDGADEVHKTVVARAVLKEYGLEVSL from the coding sequence ATGGCCGCTTCGACCGCTGACTTAGTTCGGGAGGTCCGGGAGTTCGTGCGGGAAGAGATTCTCCCCCTCGAGCCTGCTTTCTTGCACCACGGTTTTGCTGCGGTTCTGCCCGCACTGCGGGAAAAACGCCAAGAGGTAAAGGCCCGGGGATGGTGGCTGCCCCCCTTTCCACGGGAGTGGGGTGGGATGGGGCTTGGCCTGCTGGAGTTCGCCCGGCTCTCCGAAGAGCTAGGCCGAACCCCGCTGGGTCACTACGTCTTTAATACCCAGGCTCCGGACATCGGGAACATGGAGGTCTTGCTCAAGCATGGCACGCCTATGCAAAAAGAACGTTTTCTGAAGCCCCTGGCGGCGGGCGAGATCCGCAGTTCCTTCGCCATGACCGAGCCCGAGCACGCCGGGTCGAATCCGGTCTGGATGAACACCACCGCGGTGCTCGAGGGCGACCACTGGGTGATCAACGGCCACAAATGGTACACCACCGGCTTCGAGGGTTCGGCCTTCTGCATCGTGATGTGTATTACTGACCCCGACCACCCCAACCCCTATGCCCGGGCCAGCCAGATTATCGTGCCAACCGATACACCCGGCTTCCAGCACGTCCGCAAGATTGCGGTGATGGGCGAACAGGGCGAGGACTGGATGAGCCACTCGGAGATCCGGCTCCAAGGCGTGCGGGTGCCCAAAGAAAACCTGCTGGGCGAGCGGGGCCGGGGCTTTGCCATCGCCCAAGAGCGGCTGGGGCCGGGGCGTATCCACCACTGCATGCGCTGGGTGGGCATCTGCGAGCGCAGCTTTGAGCTGATGTGCGGCTACGCCGCAAAGCGTGAGCTTTCCCCCGGCAAGCCCTTGGGCTCGCGACAGGCCATCCAGCACATGATCGCCGAGTCCAAGGCCGAGATCCACGCGGCCCGGCTGATGGTGCTGGACGCTGCCGAGAAGGTCGAGCGGCAGGGAGCTGAAGGGGCGCGGGTGGAAATTTCGCTCATCAAGTTCTTTGTGGCGGGCGTTTTGCAGCGGGTGCTGGATCGGGCCATTCAGGTGCACGGCGGCCTGGGGATGTCCGACGACCTGCCGTTATCGTTCTTCTACCGCCACGAGCGGGCCGCTCGCATCTACGATGGGGCCGACGAGGTGCATAAGACCGTGGTGGCCCGGGCTGTGCTGAAGGAGTATGGCCTCGAGGTTTCCCTGTAA
- a CDS encoding IS982 family transposase, giving the protein MRNHPRYQHSLEELFLRVFILVDDWLKANQERFRLPVQANQVASYSELFTIALVGELLAQPYESVWYWLVRQNHRGLFPRLPEYSRYHRIVRNAEPLWAELAQSLAAKEDEDWGIEVIDTKPLPIAKGKRWEWAKMPEASKGFSTMGMVWGFKLHAVVSLGGLFRRWAFVPAHVHESRVVEGLLGRATLGDRAYVGTGVYCPSRKNMKRQTFWPRALSRLRKRIETSFSSLVRSLHLHVGQVKTFWSLRARVNLKIAAHNLMHSGVLV; this is encoded by the coding sequence ATGAGAAACCATCCCCGCTATCAGCATAGCCTGGAGGAACTGTTTTTGAGGGTCTTCATCCTGGTCGATGACTGGCTCAAAGCCAACCAGGAGCGCTTCAGGCTACCGGTGCAAGCCAACCAGGTGGCCAGCTACAGCGAGTTATTCACCATAGCCCTGGTAGGTGAACTGTTGGCCCAACCCTACGAGTCGGTGTGGTACTGGCTGGTGCGTCAGAATCATCGGGGCTTGTTCCCGCGACTACCCGAGTACAGCCGTTACCATCGGATCGTGCGCAATGCGGAGCCCCTATGGGCCGAGCTCGCTCAATCGCTAGCCGCCAAGGAGGATGAGGATTGGGGGATTGAGGTCATCGACACCAAGCCCCTCCCCATCGCCAAGGGTAAGCGTTGGGAATGGGCCAAGATGCCCGAGGCCAGCAAGGGCTTCAGCACCATGGGGATGGTCTGGGGCTTTAAGCTGCACGCGGTGGTGAGCCTGGGGGGGCTGTTCCGACGTTGGGCCTTTGTGCCTGCGCACGTGCACGAGAGCCGTGTGGTCGAGGGACTGCTTGGGAGGGCCACGCTAGGGGACAGGGCTTACGTAGGCACGGGGGTGTACTGTCCCAGCCGCAAGAACATGAAGCGCCAGACCTTCTGGCCCAGGGCTTTATCCAGGCTGCGTAAACGCATCGAGACCAGTTTCAGTTCCCTGGTCCGCTCGCTTCACCTGCACGTGGGGCAGGTCAAGACCTTCTGGTCTTTACGAGCCAGGGTCAACCTCAAAATCGCTGCCCACAACCTCATGCACTCAGGTGTGTTGGTCTGA
- a CDS encoding AbrB/MazE/SpoVT family DNA-binding domain-containing protein — protein sequence MPRATLTSKGQLTLPKEVRQALGLARAIGSRSR from the coding sequence ATTCCCCGTGCGACCCTTACTAGCAAAGGCCAACTTACCCTACCCAAGGAGGTTCGCCAGGCCCTGGGCCTGGCGAGGGCGATCGGCTCGAGGTCGAGGTGA
- a CDS encoding phosphotransferase family protein: protein MTDQPATIRPGEELDIARLQSYLLKNLPGAKGDLEVLQFPRGFSNLTYLLRLGEQELVLRRPPFGANIKSAHDMGREYRILSALKPVYPKVPRPLLYCPDASVIGAPFYLMERLHGVILRNEPPRGLTPEVMRGVSQALVDALVELHTLDYQKAGLADLGRPEGYVSRQVSGWSQRYQNARTDDIPGLERAMAWLAENLPTESGAALIHNDFKYDNLMLAPDDLTRVIAVLDWEMATLGDPLMDLGTTLGYWAEAGDPPGLVSYGLTHVPGNLTRAELVAAYAERTGADVSNMVFYYVFGLFKVGVIMQQIYARYKQGLTQDARFGALIHLIREIGLMIDRALDTGKV, encoded by the coding sequence ATGACCGACCAACCCGCCACCATCCGGCCCGGTGAAGAGCTGGACATAGCCCGGCTGCAAAGCTATTTGCTGAAGAACTTACCTGGGGCAAAGGGGGATCTGGAGGTCCTGCAGTTTCCCCGCGGCTTCTCCAACCTTACCTACCTGCTCAGGCTGGGCGAGCAAGAGCTGGTGTTGCGCCGCCCGCCCTTCGGGGCCAACATCAAGAGCGCCCACGATATGGGCCGGGAGTACCGCATCCTCTCGGCCTTGAAGCCGGTCTACCCTAAGGTTCCTAGGCCCTTGCTGTACTGCCCGGACGCCTCGGTGATCGGGGCCCCGTTTTACCTGATGGAGCGGCTGCACGGGGTCATCCTCCGCAATGAGCCCCCTCGAGGGCTCACGCCCGAGGTCATGCGGGGCGTCTCGCAGGCGCTGGTAGATGCCCTGGTCGAACTCCATACGCTCGATTACCAAAAAGCTGGGCTGGCCGATCTGGGGAGGCCCGAGGGGTATGTATCCCGCCAAGTCTCGGGCTGGTCGCAACGCTATCAGAACGCCCGCACCGACGATATCCCCGGCCTAGAACGGGCCATGGCTTGGCTCGCGGAAAACCTTCCTACCGAATCCGGCGCGGCGCTCATCCACAACGACTTTAAGTACGACAACCTGATGCTGGCCCCGGACGATCTGACCCGGGTGATCGCCGTGCTGGACTGGGAGATGGCCACTTTAGGCGACCCTTTGATGGATTTGGGCACCACCCTGGGTTACTGGGCTGAAGCGGGCGACCCGCCGGGGCTGGTGAGCTATGGACTGACCCATGTGCCCGGTAACCTGACCCGGGCCGAACTGGTCGCGGCCTATGCCGAGCGCACTGGCGCGGATGTTTCCAACATGGTCTTCTACTACGTTTTTGGGCTGTTTAAGGTGGGGGTTATCATGCAGCAGATCTATGCCCGCTACAAGCAGGGCTTGACCCAGGATGCCCGTTTCGGCGCACTGATTCATCTGATCCGTGAGATCGGTCTGATGATTGACCGAGCGCTAGACACGGGCAAAGTGTGA
- a CDS encoding addiction module antidote protein, producing the protein MVQARGMSQVAREAGLSRESLYKALSGEGNPEFATVMKVVKALGLRLRAEQVST; encoded by the coding sequence ATCGTCCAGGCTCGAGGGATGTCGCAGGTGGCCCGCGAGGCCGGGCTTTCACGCGAAAGCTTGTACAAAGCTCTCTCGGGCGAGGGCAACCCCGAGTTCGCCACGGTGATGAAGGTGGTCAAGGCGCTTGGGCTTAGGCTACGGGCCGAACAGGTCAGCACCTGA
- the speB gene encoding agmatinase → MRSSELPFTGPATFLKAPYRPLLEPWTADVGFLGLPYDFAVGYRPGARFAPNALREASGRYAPGSEGYFDLETETYRLGGLSLVDAGDVDPAQLEYTETFRRITEAARTLRKRVRLPVFVGGDHSVSYPILKAYDDLEELYVVQLDAHLDFSDSRNGTQYSNSSPFRRAAEDVPGLKHITAIGLRGLRTNPEAYRAAKARGHTLVTAARVREDLSWVLDQLPQGQKVYLSFDVDVLDPSIMPGTSSPEVEGLTYAEALAVVRRTITRNELVGFDLVELAPNWDSSGLSSLVGARLLAEVLCDWCSGADLFGP, encoded by the coding sequence ATGCGCAGCAGCGAGTTGCCCTTCACCGGCCCCGCCACCTTCCTCAAAGCCCCCTACCGCCCCCTCTTGGAGCCTTGGACTGCCGACGTGGGCTTTTTGGGCCTGCCCTACGACTTTGCGGTGGGCTACCGCCCCGGCGCCCGCTTCGCGCCGAACGCTCTGCGAGAGGCCAGCGGCCGCTACGCCCCCGGCTCCGAGGGCTACTTCGACCTCGAGACCGAAACCTACCGCCTGGGGGGCCTGAGCCTGGTGGACGCGGGCGACGTGGATCCGGCCCAGCTCGAGTACACCGAGACCTTCCGCCGCATTACCGAGGCCGCCCGCACCCTCAGGAAGCGGGTGCGGCTGCCGGTCTTTGTGGGGGGCGATCACTCGGTCAGCTATCCGATCCTCAAGGCCTACGACGACCTCGAGGAGCTGTACGTAGTCCAGCTCGACGCCCATCTGGACTTCTCAGATAGCCGTAACGGGACCCAGTACTCCAACAGTAGCCCCTTCCGCCGCGCTGCCGAGGACGTGCCGGGCCTGAAGCACATCACCGCCATTGGCCTGCGGGGCCTGCGCACCAACCCCGAGGCCTACCGAGCGGCCAAGGCCAGGGGCCACACCCTCGTCACCGCCGCCAGGGTGCGCGAAGATCTGTCCTGGGTGCTGGACCAGCTACCGCAGGGCCAAAAGGTGTACCTCAGCTTCGATGTGGACGTGCTCGACCCCTCGATAATGCCCGGAACCAGCAGCCCGGAGGTGGAGGGGTTGACCTACGCTGAGGCCCTAGCGGTAGTGCGGAGGACTATCACGCGCAATGAGCTGGTGGGCTTTGATCTGGTCGAGCTTGCGCCGAATTGGGACTCGAGCGGGCTTAGTTCGCTGGTAGGAGCGCGGCTCTTGGCGGAGGTGTTGTGCGACTGGTGCTCAGGTGCTGACCTGTTCGGCCCGTAG